A genome region from Panicum virgatum strain AP13 chromosome 4K, P.virgatum_v5, whole genome shotgun sequence includes the following:
- the LOC120703815 gene encoding uncharacterized protein LOC120703815 isoform X2, with translation MELSKQARTPGGGAASRSLPPAALRSPQPPSHGMFGPGSWGAKAPASSYLIVPMGGQPAQFGASSPGAPHLPGPRPVTVSRVSLRPPQQVLSVPPGILSPQPPPPAVRKKTALSPKFQVPKPVQSQATGKCSVKKEPLLKAYPDLSETVRSKFRETLAAALCVDYGHQSVQESASSKVSPIGSSSENKHADGTLPRPNTCISHAKGEADTRTDPRSVGSRSKEKDILSCKILGSNTTIKVSKDAQEQSIHVRLENVLLGNSTAVSDELLQGHGPFSAPGIAVGPSESISQLNSKRATTFDTDVGASVSLNEPEFKRTKISDGTTGKRKDMIQKGQSLALGIEEQLFKLFGGVNKKYKEKGRSILFNLKDKSNPVLREQVLSGVITPKCLCSMTTDELASKELSAWRLAKAEELAKMVVLPNREVNVRLVRKTHKGEFHVEVEDTDIISVGTELGSDLLSHVPSKSIEDQTKSDDRLSVYRGDIESDSTVQDGSAGIGNSNLLSNSECLANEKADLIKERVVHDLKYTENLPDIMSWDEFVEAPDSDIPLECHSTETAQDDPSITDKAYLMSKPEKNRIGDDNADPSEFELACEAPSPEDNCWASTKSTENGSIHDLSPSKQPKGCLLIKSSPEMMDVQKLGTASASISGFPAQLKAISDATLTNDTLWEGTIQLTLSSLIKVVAIFKSGEKPSTNEWRRFVEIKGRVRLTDFQEFLEQLPKSRSRAVMVTELRLKEGSPESGWQQFLQTVGSYVADERVGLVKLAEGVELYLCPSQGKAAQILTEHLPKEHSGSQTMTGVSVIGVFVWRRPRISTETPTKHDGSKRQPMSISRKQQAVLASSVPMSSLRTRSPASHFGYSNERPRLKDDATDVVPPGFGHGVIKEDDDLPEYDFVSVSDGSPNVAAPQRYQRQQHVQAISPSIDQVRRLVHKYSSMYASPHPWGGEEDFPEWDPRHSAHRYSPMQQHVMQPWDHHMLHPAEAQSGWPGWRSGAQWQEDAAWHGRFVVEPDAVAPQLTSLGGAREPWHGSWKRH, from the exons ATGGAGCTCTCGAAGCAGGCGCGGAcgccgggcggcggggcggcgtcgcGATCGCTGCCACCGGCGGCCCTCCGTtccccgcagcccccgagccacGGTATGTTTGGCCCTGGCAGCTGGGGCGCCAAGGCGCCAGCCAGCTCGTACCTGATCGTGCCCATGGGCGGGCAGCCGGCGCAGTTTGGTGCGTCCAGTCCCGGCGCGCCGCACCTTCCTGGGCCGAGGCCTGTGACCGTGAGCAGGGTGTCCTTGAGGCCGCCGCAGCAGGTGCTGAGTGTCCCGCCCGGAATTCTTTCACCACAGCCACCACCACCTGCTGTGCGAAAGAAGACGGCTTTATCACCGAAGTTTCAGGTGCCGAAGCCTGTGCAGTCGCAGGCCACTGGCAAGTGTTCTGTGAAGAAGGAACCTCTGCTGAAGGCGTACCCAGATTTGTCTGAGACCGTGAGATCAAAGTTCAGGGAGACTCTAGCTGCTGCCTTGTGTGTGGATTATGGTCACCAGAGTGTGCAGGAATCTGCTTCTTCCAAGGTTTCACCTATTGGATCTTCCAGTGAGAACAAACATGCAGATGGTACACTGCCAAGACCAAATACATGCATATCTCACGCTAAAGGTGAAGCTGATACTCGTACTGACCCAAGATCTGTTGGTAGCAGAAGCAAAGAAAAGGACATCTTAAGCTGTAAAATTTTGGGATCAAACACGACCATAAAAGTGAGTAAAGATGCACAGGAACAATCAATACATGTCCGTTTGGAAAATGTTCTATTGGGTAACAGCACTGCTGTTTCAGATGAACTTTTGCAAGGTCATGGGCCCTTCAGTGCTCCTGGCATTGCTGTTGGACCTTCTGAATCCATTTCACAGCTTAATTCAAAGAGAGCCACAACTTTTGATACCGATGTTGGGGCTTCTGTATCTCTGAATGAGCCTGAGTTTAAAAGAACAAAGATTTCAGATGGGACAACAGGGAAAAGGAAGGATATGATTCAAAAGGGGCAATCTTTAGCACTTGGAATTGAAGAGCAGCTGTTCAAACTGTTTGGAGGAGTCAATAAGAAATATAAGGAGAAAGGTAGATCAATCTTGTTTAACTTGAAAGACAAAAGTAATCCTGTGCTCAGGGAACAGGTCTTATCCGGAGTGATCACACCCAAATGTCTATGTTCAATGACTACAGACGAACTCGCTTCAAAGGAGCTTTCAGCTTGGCGGCTGGCTAAAGCTGAAGAACTTGCAAAGATGGTTGTTCTTCCTAATAGAGAAGTGAATGTTAGATTGGTCAGGAAAACGCATAAAGGTGAATTTCATGTTGAAGTGGAAGATACTGACATTATTTCAGTTGGGACTGAGCTCGGAAGCGATTTGCTTTCTCATGTTCCATCAAAATCTATTGAAGATCAAACCAAATCTGACGATAGACTAAGTGTATACAGGGGCGACATTGAATCAGATAGCACCGTGCAAGATGGATCTGCTGGTATTGGCAACAGCAATCTCTTGAGTAATTCAGAATGCCTAGCAAATGAGAAGGCCGATCTTATCAAGGAAAGAGTGGTGCATGACTTGAAGTATACAGAAAATCTTCCAGATATTATGTCATGGGATGAGTTCGTCGAGGCCCCTGATTCTGATATACCTTTGGAATGCCACTCCACTGAAACTGCACAAGATGATCCTAGTATTACTGACAAAGCTTACCTTATGTCAAAGCCAGAGAAAAATCGTATAGGGGATGATAATGCTGATCCATCAGAGTTTGAATTGGCATGTGAGGCACCGTCACCAGAAGATAATTGTTGGGCCAGTACAAAGTCAACCGAAAATGGATCAATTCATGACTTGAGTCCATCTAAACAACCTAAGGGCTGCTTGTTGATCAAATCTTCCCCTGAAATGATGGATGTTCAAAAACTAGGTACTGCTAGTGCCTCAATTTCTGGATTTCCTGCACAGTTAAAGGCAATTTCTGATGCCACATTGACAAACGACACTTTATGGGAGGGAACAATCCAGTTAACTTTATCTTCACTTATAAAAGTTGTTGCTATCTTCAAAAG TGGTGAAAAGCCATCAACAAATGAGTGGCGCCGCTTTGTTGAGATCAAGGGAAGAGTGAGGCTTACTGATTTTCAAGAATTTCTTGAACAATTGCCTAAATCCAGGAGCCGTGCTGTAATG GTAACTGAGTTGCGTTTGAAGGAGGGTTCTCCTGAGAGTGGCTGGCAGCAATTCCTGCAG ACAGTCGGCTCGTATGTTGCAGATGAGAGAGTAGGACTAGTAAAGCTCGCTGAAGGGGTTGAGCTCTACCTCTGCCCTTCTCAAGGGAAGGCAGCTCAGATACTCACTGAGCACCTGCCAAAGGAGCACTCGGGCAGTCAAACCATGACTGGAGTATCTGTAATTGGTGTCTTTGTGTGGAGAAGGCCCCGCATTTCTACTGAAACACCCACAAAGCATGACGGTTCTAAGAGGCAGCCTATGTCAATCTCAAGGAAGCAGCAGGCTGTGCTTGCAAGTTCAGTGCCGATGTCTTCTCTGCGTACCAGGTCTCCTGCCTCTCATTTTGGCTACTCCAACGAGCGCCCTCGCCTTAAGGATGACGCAACTGACGTCGTTCCCCCAGGCTTTGGCCACGGTGTCATCAAGGAAGATGATGACCTTCCTGAATATGATTTTGTCAGCGTCTCAGACGGATCTCCCAATGTCGCAGCGCCACAGCGCTACCAGAGGCAGCAGCATGTGCAGGCTATTTCTCCCTCAATCGACCAGGTCAGGCGACTAGTTCACAAGTATAGCAGCATGTACGCCTCACCGCATCCTTGGGGTGGTGAGGAGGACTTTCCAGAGTGGGATCCAAGACACAGTGCTCACCGGTATAGCCCGATGCAGCAGCATGTAATG CAGCCCTGGGATCACCACATGTTGCACCCCGCCGAAGCTCAATCTGGGTGGCCTGGCTGGCGGTCCGGCGCCCAGTGGCAGGAGGACGCCGCGTGGCATGGCAGGTTTGTTGTGGAGCCCGACGCGGTGGCGCCCCAGCTGACCTCACTGGGAGGAGCGAGGGAGCCATGGCATGGAAGCTGGAAGCGACACTAG
- the LOC120703815 gene encoding uncharacterized protein LOC120703815 isoform X1 — translation MELSKQARTPGGGAASRSLPPAALRSPQPPSHGMFGPGSWGAKAPASSYLIVPMGGQPAQFGASSPGAPHLPGPRPVTVSRVSLRPPQQVLSVPPGILSPQPPPPAVRKKTALSPKFQVPKPVQSQATGKCSVKKEPLLKAYPDLSETVRSKFRETLAAALCVDYGHQSVQESASSKVSPIGSSSENKHADGTLPRPNTCISHAKGEADTRTDPRSVGSRSKEKDILSCKILGSNTTIKVSKDAQEQSIHVRLENVLLGNSTAVSDELLQGHGPFSAPGIAVGPSESISQLNSKRATTFDTDVGASVSLNEPEFKRTKISDGTTGKRKDMIQKGQSLALGIEEQLFKLFGGVNKKYKEKGRSILFNLKDKSNPVLREQVLSGVITPKCLCSMTTDELASKELSAWRLAKAEELAKMVVLPNREVNVRLVRKTHKGEFHVEVEDTDIISVGTELGSDLLSHVPSKSIEDQTKSDDRLSVYRGDIESDSTVQDGSAGIGNSNLLSNSECLANEKADLIKERVVHDLKYTENLPDIMSWDEFVEAPDSDIPLECHSTETAQDDPSITDKAYLMSKPEKNRIGDDNADPSEFELACEAPSPEDNCWASTKSTENGSIHDLSPSKQPKGCLLIKSSPEMMDVQKLGTASASISGFPAQLKAISDATLTNDTLWEGTIQLTLSSLIKVVAIFKSGEKPSTNEWRRFVEIKGRVRLTDFQEFLEQLPKSRSRAVMVTELRLKEGSPESGWQQFLQTVGSYVADERVGLVKLAEGVELYLCPSQGKAAQILTEHLPKEHSGSQTMTGVSVIGVFVWRRPRISTETPTKHDGSKRQPMSISRKQQAVLASSVPMSSLRTRSPASHFGYSNERPRLKDDATDVVPPGFGHGVIKEDDDLPEYDFVSVSDGSPNVAAPQRYQRQQHVQAISPSIDQVRRLVHKYSSMYASPHPWGGEEDFPEWDPRHSAHRYSPMQQHVMVSPQLSSPVSHAYGRLPQQHAMAVQQPWDHHMLHPAEAQSGWPGWRSGAQWQEDAAWHGRFVVEPDAVAPQLTSLGGAREPWHGSWKRH, via the exons ATGGAGCTCTCGAAGCAGGCGCGGAcgccgggcggcggggcggcgtcgcGATCGCTGCCACCGGCGGCCCTCCGTtccccgcagcccccgagccacGGTATGTTTGGCCCTGGCAGCTGGGGCGCCAAGGCGCCAGCCAGCTCGTACCTGATCGTGCCCATGGGCGGGCAGCCGGCGCAGTTTGGTGCGTCCAGTCCCGGCGCGCCGCACCTTCCTGGGCCGAGGCCTGTGACCGTGAGCAGGGTGTCCTTGAGGCCGCCGCAGCAGGTGCTGAGTGTCCCGCCCGGAATTCTTTCACCACAGCCACCACCACCTGCTGTGCGAAAGAAGACGGCTTTATCACCGAAGTTTCAGGTGCCGAAGCCTGTGCAGTCGCAGGCCACTGGCAAGTGTTCTGTGAAGAAGGAACCTCTGCTGAAGGCGTACCCAGATTTGTCTGAGACCGTGAGATCAAAGTTCAGGGAGACTCTAGCTGCTGCCTTGTGTGTGGATTATGGTCACCAGAGTGTGCAGGAATCTGCTTCTTCCAAGGTTTCACCTATTGGATCTTCCAGTGAGAACAAACATGCAGATGGTACACTGCCAAGACCAAATACATGCATATCTCACGCTAAAGGTGAAGCTGATACTCGTACTGACCCAAGATCTGTTGGTAGCAGAAGCAAAGAAAAGGACATCTTAAGCTGTAAAATTTTGGGATCAAACACGACCATAAAAGTGAGTAAAGATGCACAGGAACAATCAATACATGTCCGTTTGGAAAATGTTCTATTGGGTAACAGCACTGCTGTTTCAGATGAACTTTTGCAAGGTCATGGGCCCTTCAGTGCTCCTGGCATTGCTGTTGGACCTTCTGAATCCATTTCACAGCTTAATTCAAAGAGAGCCACAACTTTTGATACCGATGTTGGGGCTTCTGTATCTCTGAATGAGCCTGAGTTTAAAAGAACAAAGATTTCAGATGGGACAACAGGGAAAAGGAAGGATATGATTCAAAAGGGGCAATCTTTAGCACTTGGAATTGAAGAGCAGCTGTTCAAACTGTTTGGAGGAGTCAATAAGAAATATAAGGAGAAAGGTAGATCAATCTTGTTTAACTTGAAAGACAAAAGTAATCCTGTGCTCAGGGAACAGGTCTTATCCGGAGTGATCACACCCAAATGTCTATGTTCAATGACTACAGACGAACTCGCTTCAAAGGAGCTTTCAGCTTGGCGGCTGGCTAAAGCTGAAGAACTTGCAAAGATGGTTGTTCTTCCTAATAGAGAAGTGAATGTTAGATTGGTCAGGAAAACGCATAAAGGTGAATTTCATGTTGAAGTGGAAGATACTGACATTATTTCAGTTGGGACTGAGCTCGGAAGCGATTTGCTTTCTCATGTTCCATCAAAATCTATTGAAGATCAAACCAAATCTGACGATAGACTAAGTGTATACAGGGGCGACATTGAATCAGATAGCACCGTGCAAGATGGATCTGCTGGTATTGGCAACAGCAATCTCTTGAGTAATTCAGAATGCCTAGCAAATGAGAAGGCCGATCTTATCAAGGAAAGAGTGGTGCATGACTTGAAGTATACAGAAAATCTTCCAGATATTATGTCATGGGATGAGTTCGTCGAGGCCCCTGATTCTGATATACCTTTGGAATGCCACTCCACTGAAACTGCACAAGATGATCCTAGTATTACTGACAAAGCTTACCTTATGTCAAAGCCAGAGAAAAATCGTATAGGGGATGATAATGCTGATCCATCAGAGTTTGAATTGGCATGTGAGGCACCGTCACCAGAAGATAATTGTTGGGCCAGTACAAAGTCAACCGAAAATGGATCAATTCATGACTTGAGTCCATCTAAACAACCTAAGGGCTGCTTGTTGATCAAATCTTCCCCTGAAATGATGGATGTTCAAAAACTAGGTACTGCTAGTGCCTCAATTTCTGGATTTCCTGCACAGTTAAAGGCAATTTCTGATGCCACATTGACAAACGACACTTTATGGGAGGGAACAATCCAGTTAACTTTATCTTCACTTATAAAAGTTGTTGCTATCTTCAAAAG TGGTGAAAAGCCATCAACAAATGAGTGGCGCCGCTTTGTTGAGATCAAGGGAAGAGTGAGGCTTACTGATTTTCAAGAATTTCTTGAACAATTGCCTAAATCCAGGAGCCGTGCTGTAATG GTAACTGAGTTGCGTTTGAAGGAGGGTTCTCCTGAGAGTGGCTGGCAGCAATTCCTGCAG ACAGTCGGCTCGTATGTTGCAGATGAGAGAGTAGGACTAGTAAAGCTCGCTGAAGGGGTTGAGCTCTACCTCTGCCCTTCTCAAGGGAAGGCAGCTCAGATACTCACTGAGCACCTGCCAAAGGAGCACTCGGGCAGTCAAACCATGACTGGAGTATCTGTAATTGGTGTCTTTGTGTGGAGAAGGCCCCGCATTTCTACTGAAACACCCACAAAGCATGACGGTTCTAAGAGGCAGCCTATGTCAATCTCAAGGAAGCAGCAGGCTGTGCTTGCAAGTTCAGTGCCGATGTCTTCTCTGCGTACCAGGTCTCCTGCCTCTCATTTTGGCTACTCCAACGAGCGCCCTCGCCTTAAGGATGACGCAACTGACGTCGTTCCCCCAGGCTTTGGCCACGGTGTCATCAAGGAAGATGATGACCTTCCTGAATATGATTTTGTCAGCGTCTCAGACGGATCTCCCAATGTCGCAGCGCCACAGCGCTACCAGAGGCAGCAGCATGTGCAGGCTATTTCTCCCTCAATCGACCAGGTCAGGCGACTAGTTCACAAGTATAGCAGCATGTACGCCTCACCGCATCCTTGGGGTGGTGAGGAGGACTTTCCAGAGTGGGATCCAAGACACAGTGCTCACCGGTATAGCCCGATGCAGCAGCATGTAATGGTAAGTCCGCAGCTGTCAAGCCCCGTGTCCCATGCTTATGGCCGTCTGCCTCAGCAACATGCCATGGCCGTGCAGCAGCCCTGGGATCACCACATGTTGCACCCCGCCGAAGCTCAATCTGGGTGGCCTGGCTGGCGGTCCGGCGCCCAGTGGCAGGAGGACGCCGCGTGGCATGGCAGGTTTGTTGTGGAGCCCGACGCGGTGGCGCCCCAGCTGACCTCACTGGGAGGAGCGAGGGAGCCATGGCATGGAAGCTGGAAGCGACACTAG
- the LOC120703815 gene encoding uncharacterized protein LOC120703815 isoform X3, which yields MELSKQARTPGGGAASRSLPPAALRSPQPPSHGMFGPGSWGAKAPASSYLIVPMGGQPAQFGASSPGAPHLPGPRPVTVSRVSLRPPQQVLSVPPGILSPQPPPPAVRKKTALSPKFQVPKPVQSQATGKCSVKKEPLLKAYPDLSETVRSKFRETLAAALCVDYGHQSVQESASSKVSPIGSSSENKHADGTLPRPNTCISHAKGEADTRTDPRSVGSRSKEKDILSCKILGSNTTIKVSKDAQEQSIHVRLENVLLGNSTAVSDELLQGHGPFSAPGIAVGPSESISQLNSKRATTFDTDVGASVSLNEPEFKRTKISDGTTGKRKDMIQKGQSLALGIEEQLFKLFGGVNKKYKEKGRSILFNLKDKSNPVLREQVLSGVITPKCLCSMTTDELASKELSAWRLAKAEELAKMVVLPNREVNVRLVRKTHKGEFHVEVEDTDIISVGTELGSDLLSHVPSKSIEDQTKSDDRLSVYRGDIESDSTVQDGSAGIGNSNLLSNSECLANEKADLIKERVVHDLKYTENLPDIMSWDEFVEAPDSDIPLECHSTETAQDDPSITDKAYLMSKPEKNRIGDDNADPSEFELACEAPSPEDNCWASTKSTENGSIHDLSPSKQPKGCLLIKSSPEMMDVQKLGTASASISGFPAQLKAISDATLTNDTLWEGTIQLTLSSLIKVVAIFKSGEKPSTNEWRRFVEIKGRVRLTDFQEFLEQLPKSRSRAVMVTELRLKEGSPESGWQQFLQTVGSYVADERVGLVKLAEGVELYLCPSQGKAAQILTEHLPKEHSGSQTMTGVSVIGVFVWRRPRISTETPTKHDGSKRQPMSISRKQQAVLASSVPMSSLRTSVSDGSPNVAAPQRYQRQQHVQAISPSIDQVRRLVHKYSSMYASPHPWGGEEDFPEWDPRHSAHRYSPMQQHVMVSPQLSSPVSHAYGRLPQQHAMAVQQPWDHHMLHPAEAQSGWPGWRSGAQWQEDAAWHGRFVVEPDAVAPQLTSLGGAREPWHGSWKRH from the exons ATGGAGCTCTCGAAGCAGGCGCGGAcgccgggcggcggggcggcgtcgcGATCGCTGCCACCGGCGGCCCTCCGTtccccgcagcccccgagccacGGTATGTTTGGCCCTGGCAGCTGGGGCGCCAAGGCGCCAGCCAGCTCGTACCTGATCGTGCCCATGGGCGGGCAGCCGGCGCAGTTTGGTGCGTCCAGTCCCGGCGCGCCGCACCTTCCTGGGCCGAGGCCTGTGACCGTGAGCAGGGTGTCCTTGAGGCCGCCGCAGCAGGTGCTGAGTGTCCCGCCCGGAATTCTTTCACCACAGCCACCACCACCTGCTGTGCGAAAGAAGACGGCTTTATCACCGAAGTTTCAGGTGCCGAAGCCTGTGCAGTCGCAGGCCACTGGCAAGTGTTCTGTGAAGAAGGAACCTCTGCTGAAGGCGTACCCAGATTTGTCTGAGACCGTGAGATCAAAGTTCAGGGAGACTCTAGCTGCTGCCTTGTGTGTGGATTATGGTCACCAGAGTGTGCAGGAATCTGCTTCTTCCAAGGTTTCACCTATTGGATCTTCCAGTGAGAACAAACATGCAGATGGTACACTGCCAAGACCAAATACATGCATATCTCACGCTAAAGGTGAAGCTGATACTCGTACTGACCCAAGATCTGTTGGTAGCAGAAGCAAAGAAAAGGACATCTTAAGCTGTAAAATTTTGGGATCAAACACGACCATAAAAGTGAGTAAAGATGCACAGGAACAATCAATACATGTCCGTTTGGAAAATGTTCTATTGGGTAACAGCACTGCTGTTTCAGATGAACTTTTGCAAGGTCATGGGCCCTTCAGTGCTCCTGGCATTGCTGTTGGACCTTCTGAATCCATTTCACAGCTTAATTCAAAGAGAGCCACAACTTTTGATACCGATGTTGGGGCTTCTGTATCTCTGAATGAGCCTGAGTTTAAAAGAACAAAGATTTCAGATGGGACAACAGGGAAAAGGAAGGATATGATTCAAAAGGGGCAATCTTTAGCACTTGGAATTGAAGAGCAGCTGTTCAAACTGTTTGGAGGAGTCAATAAGAAATATAAGGAGAAAGGTAGATCAATCTTGTTTAACTTGAAAGACAAAAGTAATCCTGTGCTCAGGGAACAGGTCTTATCCGGAGTGATCACACCCAAATGTCTATGTTCAATGACTACAGACGAACTCGCTTCAAAGGAGCTTTCAGCTTGGCGGCTGGCTAAAGCTGAAGAACTTGCAAAGATGGTTGTTCTTCCTAATAGAGAAGTGAATGTTAGATTGGTCAGGAAAACGCATAAAGGTGAATTTCATGTTGAAGTGGAAGATACTGACATTATTTCAGTTGGGACTGAGCTCGGAAGCGATTTGCTTTCTCATGTTCCATCAAAATCTATTGAAGATCAAACCAAATCTGACGATAGACTAAGTGTATACAGGGGCGACATTGAATCAGATAGCACCGTGCAAGATGGATCTGCTGGTATTGGCAACAGCAATCTCTTGAGTAATTCAGAATGCCTAGCAAATGAGAAGGCCGATCTTATCAAGGAAAGAGTGGTGCATGACTTGAAGTATACAGAAAATCTTCCAGATATTATGTCATGGGATGAGTTCGTCGAGGCCCCTGATTCTGATATACCTTTGGAATGCCACTCCACTGAAACTGCACAAGATGATCCTAGTATTACTGACAAAGCTTACCTTATGTCAAAGCCAGAGAAAAATCGTATAGGGGATGATAATGCTGATCCATCAGAGTTTGAATTGGCATGTGAGGCACCGTCACCAGAAGATAATTGTTGGGCCAGTACAAAGTCAACCGAAAATGGATCAATTCATGACTTGAGTCCATCTAAACAACCTAAGGGCTGCTTGTTGATCAAATCTTCCCCTGAAATGATGGATGTTCAAAAACTAGGTACTGCTAGTGCCTCAATTTCTGGATTTCCTGCACAGTTAAAGGCAATTTCTGATGCCACATTGACAAACGACACTTTATGGGAGGGAACAATCCAGTTAACTTTATCTTCACTTATAAAAGTTGTTGCTATCTTCAAAAG TGGTGAAAAGCCATCAACAAATGAGTGGCGCCGCTTTGTTGAGATCAAGGGAAGAGTGAGGCTTACTGATTTTCAAGAATTTCTTGAACAATTGCCTAAATCCAGGAGCCGTGCTGTAATG GTAACTGAGTTGCGTTTGAAGGAGGGTTCTCCTGAGAGTGGCTGGCAGCAATTCCTGCAG ACAGTCGGCTCGTATGTTGCAGATGAGAGAGTAGGACTAGTAAAGCTCGCTGAAGGGGTTGAGCTCTACCTCTGCCCTTCTCAAGGGAAGGCAGCTCAGATACTCACTGAGCACCTGCCAAAGGAGCACTCGGGCAGTCAAACCATGACTGGAGTATCTGTAATTGGTGTCTTTGTGTGGAGAAGGCCCCGCATTTCTACTGAAACACCCACAAAGCATGACGGTTCTAAGAGGCAGCCTATGTCAATCTCAAGGAAGCAGCAGGCTGTGCTTGCAAGTTCAGTGCCGATGTCTTCTCTGCGTACCAG CGTCTCAGACGGATCTCCCAATGTCGCAGCGCCACAGCGCTACCAGAGGCAGCAGCATGTGCAGGCTATTTCTCCCTCAATCGACCAGGTCAGGCGACTAGTTCACAAGTATAGCAGCATGTACGCCTCACCGCATCCTTGGGGTGGTGAGGAGGACTTTCCAGAGTGGGATCCAAGACACAGTGCTCACCGGTATAGCCCGATGCAGCAGCATGTAATGGTAAGTCCGCAGCTGTCAAGCCCCGTGTCCCATGCTTATGGCCGTCTGCCTCAGCAACATGCCATGGCCGTGCAGCAGCCCTGGGATCACCACATGTTGCACCCCGCCGAAGCTCAATCTGGGTGGCCTGGCTGGCGGTCCGGCGCCCAGTGGCAGGAGGACGCCGCGTGGCATGGCAGGTTTGTTGTGGAGCCCGACGCGGTGGCGCCCCAGCTGACCTCACTGGGAGGAGCGAGGGAGCCATGGCATGGAAGCTGGAAGCGACACTAG